A DNA window from Aquarana catesbeiana isolate 2022-GZ linkage group LG01, ASM4218655v1, whole genome shotgun sequence contains the following coding sequences:
- the LOC141126620 gene encoding E3 ubiquitin/ISG15 ligase TRIM25-like, producing the protein MASADMRKELECSVCLNNCTDPVTLKCGHNFCRDCIGRVLDTQEGSGGYSCPECREEFQERPTLQRNITLPNIVENFQFAQPYLEYSGVFSTYGIHTPVPALKSCLQVHTKSPAHVFCDPTTSLENRKCSVHKKLLEYYCTNDSTFICASCRLAEEHQGHQVETLVEASEMKKGQLRNVLQKLISEREETEKRVQSLQERRRKVQGKADDETKRLAVLFRDLRTHLEHLEKRVLSEISGKAERVSLSLSDMIQGLEIKKEELTRKMGDIEKLCNMTDLLTVLQESDTGDLCDTEDGDDRARHDRLLHDGGDLDVAGISHTLHTGLSDIMSWVNVHKYAGTRVYPHSTTKGKAYINAEPSRRRPKPYPTIQHTHRQAEEPNIEGIQQTLGVSDVMDIILDVSTAGNSLHLSDDRKTASWSSHQHHPEQPERFNFPQVISSQSFSSGRYYWEVDAGGSLYWRVGMCYPSIDRKGDQSQIGCNKKSWGLRRFDNRYSVIHDWKVKKIKGNVSSNRVRIYLNYEAGRISFYELRDPMRHLHTFTATFTEPLHAGLWVGLDACIKISGANQM; encoded by the coding sequence ATGGCATCTGCTGATAtgaggaaggagctggaatgttcTGTCTGTCTGAACAATTGTACAGATCCTGTGACCCTaaaatgtggacacaacttctgccgggactgtattggtcgtgtgttggatacacaggaggggtctggaggttattcctgtcctgaatgcagagaagAGTTCCAGGAGCGGCCTacactgcagaggaacataacattgcctaacatagtggagaatttccagtTTGCTCAGCCATATCTGGAGTACTCTGGGGTTTTCTCTACTTACGGTATTCACACTCCTGTCCCTGCTTTGAAATCCTGTCTGCAAGTCCACACCAAGTCACCAGCACATGTCTTCTGTGaccccaccacttccctggagaacaggaaatgctctGTCCATAAGAAACTACTGGAATATTACTGCACTAACGACTCCACTTTTATCTGTGCGTCCTGCCGTTTGGCTGAAGAACATCAGGGACACCAGGTGGAAACTCTGGTTGAGGCCTCTGAGATGAAGAAGGGACAACTgagaaatgttctgcagaaactgatctcagagagagaggagacagagaagAGAGTCCAGAGTCTACAGGAACGGAGGAGGAAAGTACAAGGAAAAGCAGATGATGAAACAAAGAGACTTGCTGTcctgttcagagacctcaggaCACATCTGGAACACCTGGAGAAAAGAGTCTTGAGTGAAATTTCCGGGAAGGCAGAGCGGGTCTCTCTATCACTTTCTGATATGATCCAGggtctggaaataaagaaggaggagctgacCAGGAAGATGGGTGACATTGagaagctgtgtaacatgacggatctactgactgtcctacaggaatcagacacaggtgacttgtgtgatactgaggatggagatgacagagcgagacatgatagactcctccatgatggaggggatctggatgtggcGGGGATCtcgcacacattacacacaggtttatctgatatcatgtctTGGGTAAATGTACATAAATATGCAGGCACACGTGTCTATCCACATTCTACCACAAAGGGTAAGGCTTACATCAATGCTGAACCATCCAGGAGACGTCCCAAACCCTACCCCACCATACAACACACACACCGCCAGGCTGAAGAACCAAATATTGAGGGTATACAGCAAACATTGGGGGTGTCAGATGTTATGGACATAATACTGGATGTGAGCACAGCTGGTAACTCTCTACATCTATCGGATGACAGGAAAACTGCATCATGGTCATCGCATCAGCATCACCCAGAACAACCAGAGAGATTTAATTTTCCTCAGGTGAtaagcagtcagagtttctcctcagggagataCTACTGGGAAGTGGATGCCGGGGGATCATTGTACTGGAGAGTTGgcatgtgttaccccagtatagacaggaaaGGAGATCAGTCACAAATTGGAtgtaataagaagtcctggggttTGAGGAGATTTGATAATCGGTACTCAGTGATACATGACTGgaaggtgaaaaaaataaaaggcaatgtctccagtaacagagtcaggatatatctgaattacgaggccgggcggatctccttttatgaattGCGTGACCCGATgcgacacctccacaccttcaccgccaccttcactgagcccctccatgctggttTATGGGTAGGGCTAGATGCCTGTATAAAGATATCTGGGGCAAATCAAATGTGA